The Dendropsophus ebraccatus isolate aDenEbr1 chromosome 3, aDenEbr1.pat, whole genome shotgun sequence genome includes a region encoding these proteins:
- the HAUS6 gene encoding HAUS augmin-like complex subunit 6: MQGAPRSQPPWHKEHLWLTLQALGFGAGAEAATAGKTLSHVTFGVNMFDKPNKDAFYVVFFFLFGKLDSARSKEVFRYCWPPLDKKKDADFRKASCEWLKKISEEVGNSFPQVVASLFLSPGGPKFVQLLYHFAKYVMLQLLRKDVDSEHAFIPNALQFRIQDPQKSLARNKVARQRYLQTLQRENSVIKEYQNKAQVLVKQIRDLRSEFASLQTQFKATQFAQSDGSKRDVKIEEVRSMWSTIMHTLKALDKEMEVVDCVVGGDVDQYSLDGTNVTLNIPAVLVTRIEREMYMLQLENVYEAGKLNLVTVIQLLNEALKIVKEENIHKGGKEFQIDLQYLSAKVKLETEVLQRLKHMRHKIKREDIVSVNKSITDKQQDWERKWKRILGKSPFSLFKGLNPVLEFQPPLAHLSFDPAADDALRNSVFSQYPVSLPELTNDDSSIKNKEPSDSFMSLMDATLFTPSGRKSLPFNNKMTPSMRRMSLNEKDFRTPTSNGKDNFLQKTPVSAMLKTRADTNWKTPLSGLLHRAPTPSKQDARSAARLQLAQQVADYIVNETPKSGSSRGMELDDLIGMLSSDPFLSRKEIPRTPENLISDIRTSWRKAIQTEEFSGVSSPLEDPCLESPTEPESAHCSQIDLSMACFLSTSHLSEQNDSPGTHPHTSGLKLSSVQEANPSALHSPSAKNALQLEESENSRISSPYVEKNQTYICESQSAGKMDQTMLLSSLQPASAHTTLSWNSSNILDYNKSSDSHEVVQFGILHETLPEGAGNVSLNSTTSIETPEAKRNVSRGDQLLDDTDYSWKSMERKMDINSIRSRYEALKRSFYASLTEGENGQEQTPLRRGGKQKSESSLITDSGKMFSPLDKGLSLEHLVTQSPKGRKLSLPQLISFSPAEDVHVQCTEELTDVFDSQGSEALNETFDFMQPDLQKYTDEGVEQLIKL, translated from the exons ATGCAGGGAGCCCCGCGCTCCCAGCCGCCCTGGCACAAGGAGCACCTATGGCTGACCCTGCAGGCGCTGGGCTTTGGGGCGGGAGCAGAGGCGGCCACCGCGGGCAAGACCCTCAGCCACGTCACGTTCGGAGT GAACATGTTTGACAAGCCCAATAAGGACGCCTTCTATGTGGTCTTCTTCTTCCTGTTTGGAAAGTTGGACAGTGCACGCAGCAAGGAAGTCTTCAG ATATTGTTGGCCTCCGCTAGACAAGAAGAAAGATGCAGATTTTAGGAAAGCATCATGTGAATGGCTGAAGAAGATATCA GAAGAAGTCGGTAATAGTTTTCCTCAAGTTGTGGCATCGCTATTTCTGTCCCCTGGTGGTCCAAAGTTTGTTCAACTTCTGTACCATTTTGCGAAATATGTTATGTTGCAACTCCTCAGAAAAGATGTTGACA GTGAACACGCCTTTATTCCAAATGCTCTGCAGTTCAGAATTCAGGATCCCCAGAAGTCTCTGGCTCGAAATAAAGTTGCTAGACAGAGATACCTTCAAACATTACAAAGGGAGAACTCTGTGATCAAAGAGTATCAGAATAAAGCACA GGTCCTTGTAAAACAGATCAGGGACTTGCGCTCTGAATTTGCTTCGTTGCAGACCCAGTTCAA aGCAACACAATTTGCACAATCTGATGGCTCCAAAAGAGATGTCAAGATAGAAGAG gttCGTTCTATGTGGAGTACTATTATGCACACCCTGAAAGCTTTGGATAAAGAAATGGAGGTTGTCGATTGTGTTGTTGGTGGAGACGTAGATCAGTACTCTCTGGATGGAACTAATGTTACCTTGAACATTCCTGCTGTACTAGTGACTAGAATTGAGAGAGAAATGTATatg TTACAACTAGAAAATGTTTATGAAGCTGGAAAATTGAATCTTGTAACAGTTATTCAGCTACTTAATGAAGCCTTAAAAATTGTTAAAGAGGAAAACATTCACAAAGGTGGCAAAGAATTCCAAATAGATCTTCAGTATCTTTCAGCAAAAGTAAAACTCGAAACAGAAGTTCTTCAAAGACTAAAGCACATGAG GCACAAAATAAAAAGGGAGGACATTGTATCTGTCAACAAGTCAATTACTGATAAACAGCAGGACTGGGAGAGAAAATGGAAGAGGATTTTAGGCAAGTCACCATTCagtctctttaaaggattgaatcCA gtTCTTGAATTTCAACCACCCCTGGCTCATCTTTCATTCGATCCTGCGGCAGATGATGCTCTAAGAAATAGTGTTTTTAGTCAATACCCTGTGTCTCTCCCAG AGTTAACAAATGATGATTCTAGTATTAAGAACAAGGAGCCCAGTGATTCCTTCATGAGTCTTATGGATGCTACACTGTTTACACCCAGTGGAAG GAAATCTCTACCATTTAATAACAAAATGACTCCCAGTATGCGTAGAATGTCTCTTAATGAAAAG GATTTTCGAACACCTACATCTAAtggaaaagataattttttacaaaaaacaccaGTCTCTGCAATGCTGAAAACAAGGGCAGACACTAACTGGAAAACTCCTTTGAGTGGCTTACTTCACCGTGCCCCAACACCAAGCAAGCAGGATGCTAGGAGTGCTGCACGTCTACAGCTTGCGCagcag GTTGCGGATTACATAGTTAATGAAACTCCTAAGTCTGGGTCAAGTCGAGGAATGGAGCTGGATGATTTAATTGGCATGTTGTCTTCAGATCCTTTCTTATCACGAAAGGAGATTCCTAGGACCCCAGAAAACTTGA TTTCAGATATCCGTACATCTTGGAGAAAAGCTATCCAAACTGAAGAGTTTTCTGGTGTGTCTAGTCCATTGGAAGATCCATGTTTGGAGTCCCCTACTGAACCAGAATCTGCACACTGCAGTCAAATAGACCTGAGCATGGCTTGCTTTTTGTCTACCTCTCACTTGTCTGAGCAGAATGATTCACCAGGCACACACCCTCACACAAGCGGTTTGAAACTGTCCTCCGTTCAAGAGGCAAATCCGAGCGCATTACATTCACCAAGTGCAAAAAATGCACTGCAGCTAGAAGAGAGTGAGAATTCAAGAATTTCTTCTCCATATGTTGAAAAGAACCAAACCTATATATGTGAAAGCCAGTCAGCTGGTAAAATGGACCAAACAATGCTTTTATCATCCCTTCAGCCAGCTTCTGCACACACCACCCTGTCCTGGAATTCCTCAAATATATTAGATTATAACAAAAGCTCGGACAGTCATGAGGTGGTCCAGTTTGGTATACTACATGAAACCCTTCCAGAAGGAGCTGGTAATGTAAGTCTTAATAGTACAACTAGCATAGAGACTCCTGAAGCAAAAAGGAATGTGTCAAGAGGTGACCAATTGTTGGATGATACTGACTATAGTTGGAAGAGTATGGAACGCAAAATGGATATAAACTCTATACGCAGTAGATATGAAGCACTTAAAAGAAGTTTTTATGCATCTTTAACAGAGGGTGAAAATGGTCAAGAACAGACTCCTTTAAGGAGAGGTGGTAAACAAAAATCAGAATCTAGTTTGATAACTGACTCTGGAAAGATGTTTAGTCCGTTAGATAAAGGTTTATCCTTGGAGCATTTAGTGACCCAGTCGCCAAAAGGTAGAAAACTGTCTCTCCCACAGTTAATCTCCTTTTCTCCTGCTGAAGATGTTCACGTACAGTGCACTGAGGAACTGACAGATGTGTTTGATTCTCAGG GTTCTGAAGCTTTGAATGAAACCTTTGATTTTATGCAGCCGGATCTTCAGAAATACACAGATGAAGGTGTAGAACAGTTAATAAAACTGTAG